Proteins from a single region of Palaemon carinicauda isolate YSFRI2023 chromosome 1, ASM3689809v2, whole genome shotgun sequence:
- the LOC137639658 gene encoding larval cuticle protein 65Ag1-like, giving the protein MKLIIFACLAVVSLAAPRPDKPAPSYGAPAQRSFVSSAEVPAILRDDRQMSDDASSYNFAIETEDGIQREEFGSAIDSGSAEGAVAQSGKISFTLPDGQQFEMTFVADENGFQPQSSFLPVAPEFPHPIPQFVLDQIEKARREDEEAARSAPRSAPSNSYQAP; this is encoded by the exons ATGAAGCTG ATCATCTTCGCTTGCTTGGCCGTCGTGTCCTTGGCCGCCCCAAGGCCCGACAAACCCGCTCCATCCTACGGCGCCCCCGCTCAGAGATCCTTCGTCAGCTCCGCCGAAGTGCCAGCTATCCTCCGCGATGACAGACAAATGTCTGACGATGCATCCAGCTACAACTTCGCCATTGAGACCGAAGACGGCATCCAACGCGAGGAATTCGGTTCTGCCATCGACAGCGGAAGCGCTGAAGGAGCCGTCGCTCAAAGCGGAAAGATCTC CTTCACCCTCCCCGACGGCCAACAGTTCGAGATGACCTTCGTCGCTGACGAAAATGGCTTCCAGCCCCAGTCTTCCTTCCTGCCAGTCGCACCCGAATTCCCCCACCCCATtccccagttcgtcctcgaccagatcgaaAAGGCAAGACGCGAGGATGAGGAAGCTGCCCGCTCTGCCCCACGCAGTGCCCCATCCAACAGCTACCAAGCCCCTTGA
- the LOC137639665 gene encoding larval cuticle protein 65Ag1-like, with amino-acid sequence MFEEEMPPQFRDGLDVDVSREIIFACLAVVSLAAPRPDKPAPSYGAPAQRSFVSSAEVPAILRDDRQMSDDASSYNFAIETEDGIQREEFGSAIDSGSAEGAVAQSGKISFTLPDGQQFEMTFVADENGFQPQSSFLPVAPEFPHPIPQFVLDQIEKARREDEEAARSAPRSAPSNSYQAP; translated from the exons ATGTTTGAAGAAGAAATGCCACCGCAATTTAGAGATGGTCTTGATGTAGATGTTTCTAGGGAA ATCATCTTCGCTTGCTTGGCCGTTGTGTCCTTGGCCGCCCCAAGGCCCGACAAACCCGCTCCTTCCTACGGCGCCCCCGCTCAGAGATCCTTCGTCAGCTCCGCCGAAGTGCCAGCTATCCTCCGCGATGACAGACAAATGTCTGACGATGCAAGCAGCTACAACTTCGCCATTGAGACCGAAGACGGCATCCAACGCGAGGAATTCGGTTCTGCCATCGACAGCGGAAGCGCTGAAGGAGCCGTCGCTCAAAGCGGAAAGATCTC CTTCACCCTCCCCGACGGCCAACAGTTCGAGATGACCTTCGTCGCTGACGAAAATGGCTTCCAGCCCCAGTCTTCCTTCCTGCCAGTGGCACCGGAATTCCCCCACCCCATtccccagttcgtcctcgaccagatcgaaAAGGCAAGACGCGAGGATGAGGAAGCTGCCCGCTCTGCCCCACGCAGTGCCCCATCCAACAGCTACCAAGCCCCTTGA
- the LOC137639672 gene encoding pupal cuticle protein Edg-78E-like — protein MAKWDNSPISYRDRKRILKEKTGLKSILPSTFSFNYIAKFKSYYLYQFIVACLAVVSLAAPRPDKPAPSYGAPAQRSFVSSAEVPAILRDDRQMSDDASSYNFAIETEDGIQREEFGSAIDSGSAEGAVAQSGKISFTLPDGQQFEMTFVADENGFQPQSSFLPVAPEFPHPIPQFVLDQIEKARREDEEAARSAPRSAPSNSYQAP, from the exons AATGGGATAATAGTCCAATATCTTACAGAGATAGAAAAAGAATTCTAAAAGAGAAAACCGGACTTAAAAG tattttaccTTCTACTTTCTCCTTTAATTACATTGCTAAGTTTAAAAGTTATTATCTCTACCAGTTCATCGTTGCTTGCTTGGCCGTCGTGTCCTTGGCCGCCCCAAGGCCCGACAAACCCGCTCCTTCCTACGGCGCCCCCGCTCAGAGATCCTTCGTCAGCTCCGCCGAAGTGCCAGCTATCCTCCGCGATGACAGACAAATGTCTGACGATGCATCCAGCTACAACTTCGCCATTGAGACCGAAGACGGCATCCAACGCGAGGAATTCGGTTCTGCCATCGACAGCGGAAGCGCTGAAGGAGCCGTCGCTCAAAGCGGAAAGATCTC CTTCACCCTCCCCGACGGCCAACAGTTCGAGATGACCTTCGTGGCTGACGAAAATGGCTTCCAGCCCCAGTCTTCCTTCCTGCCAGTGGCACCCGAATTCCCCCACCCCATtccccagttcgtcctcgaccagatcgaaAAGGCAAGACGCGAGGATGAGGAAGCTGCCCGCTCTGCCCCACGCAGTGCCCCATCCAACAGCTACCAAGCCCCTTGA